DNA sequence from the Butyricimonas faecalis genome:
GATCGCCCCCAGCACGATCACGCTCAACAACAGGCTTCTATACAGGTTCATTTTCATTATCATTAGTATTTTCACGAGTGACTATTTCTCTACTATTTTATCAAATTCAGCACTGATATCTCTTTTGGATATAAAATCGTACAGGGACAACTTGCGCAATTCGAAATAAGCGTTCCAGAACGTACGCAGTTGATTGATATACTGCTCGCTGGCACTATCCAGTTCCTTTTGGGCCGTGTTCAGGTCCGTTACCGTGATCCCCCCGTTCTGGAAACGTTTTTTGGTGATATCGTAACGCTCCTCCGCAACCTGTAAGGCTTTGGCTGATATATTACACTGCCGGGCTTGATTGTTGAATTGCATCACCTTGATCCGGATATCCTGCTGGAATTTTGTCTCCTCTTGTTCCAGTTCCGTCCGGGCCAGGCGAGCCTCCGCTTCAGCCATCTTGACACGCCCGCGGCTCATTCCCCAGTCGTAGATGGGCATGGACAAGGATAACCCGACTACCTCGCGGTCTTTCAAGCGACTGTACACTCCTTGCAGGTCATCCCCGGTTTGTGAGAATCCCAGGTTAGCCCTCAATTCCACCTGGATCCCCCGGTCTGCTTTGGCCTGAGCCACGCTTTTCAACGAGTTCAATTCTTTTATTTTAAGCGACAAGTTGTGAGAAGAGTTTTGTAACGCCTTGTTTAACACGAAATCGTATTCCATGAACACTTCCGGCACGTTCATCGGCGGTTGTAACTCGAAGAACGTACTTTCCGCCACTCCCAAGTATGATTTAAAATTAAAAAGCGCCACCTCCAAATCCACCTTGCTGTTACTTACCGTTAACTCCGCGTTCATCATGGACAATTCCAGCTGCAATAACTCGCTTTTAGTCACCGTGCCAATGTCATGCCGTTGTTGAGCGATCTTGTACATGCCGCGGGTATCTCTCAAGTTCTCCTCGCTTTTCCTGTAACTTGTCTGGGCCGACAAAACCGAGAAGAAATAAGAGGTCGTTTGAAGCGTTATACCCTCCAGCGATTCCAAGTATTGTTTCTTGGCTTTCTCGTACTGCAAGGGTTCCGTTTTCTTCTGCCATTTCAGCGTGTTGAAAGAACGTAGCGGTTGCGTGTAATTGATCGTGACCGGATTCGAGTTATAAGTTTTCGTGTCGTAAGAGAACTGGTCCAGCCGGGCAAGCGACGTGTTAAGAGACACGTTTCCCCCCGTAAGCGCGATTTTCTGGTTGATGTAAACAGACAAATCGTTACTCAAGGTGTTGTTTGCCACGTAACTGATACGCCCGGTTTCCGGGTCTCTCACGTCAACCAGCGAACGGTTATAATTACCCAGGTTCCCGCTTAAATTAAGTGAGGGCAACAACTGAGCCTTGTAGGAACGAAAACTCCAGTATTGCGACATGAAACTGAGTTGCACCATCTGGGCCTGCGGGGAACGGG
Encoded proteins:
- a CDS encoding TolC family protein, with protein sequence MRKKLLLLSVGWLVCSFGVGQNPVTGKLTLEEAIKIAHARSPQAQMVQLSFMSQYWSFRSYKAQLLPSLNLSGNLGNYNRSLVDVRDPETGRISYVANNTLSNDLSVYINQKIALTGGNVSLNTSLARLDQFSYDTKTYNSNPVTINYTQPLRSFNTLKWQKKTEPLQYEKAKKQYLESLEGITLQTTSYFFSVLSAQTSYRKSEENLRDTRGMYKIAQQRHDIGTVTKSELLQLELSMMNAELTVSNSKVDLEVALFNFKSYLGVAESTFFELQPPMNVPEVFMEYDFVLNKALQNSSHNLSLKIKELNSLKSVAQAKADRGIQVELRANLGFSQTGDDLQGVYSRLKDREVVGLSLSMPIYDWGMSRGRVKMAEAEARLARTELEQEETKFQQDIRIKVMQFNNQARQCNISAKALQVAEERYDITKKRFQNGGITVTDLNTAQKELDSASEQYINQLRTFWNAYFELRKLSLYDFISKRDISAEFDKIVEK